In Syngnathus typhle isolate RoL2023-S1 ecotype Sweden linkage group LG14, RoL_Styp_1.0, whole genome shotgun sequence, one genomic interval encodes:
- the tp63 gene encoding tumor protein 63 isoform X7 — translation MNSPYAAVQYYPDFPFHRLRERRDSPFLAASSHGQVAPNAEIFNQDVFNQLFDMLDHSSIHSVFGESPPHVSGGNTIQISMDCITMHKPDDTLTSQYTNLGLLNMEQNIQNGGSTSTSPYNTDHAQNGVAAPSPYAQPSSTFDALSPSPAIPSNTDYAGPHTFDVSFQQSSTAKSATWTYSTELKKLYCQIAKTCPIQIKVLTTPPQGAVIRAMPVYKKAEHVTEVVKRCPNHELSREFNDGQIAPPSHLIRVEGNSHAQYVEDSITGRQSVLVPYEPPQVGTEFTTILYNFMCNSSCVGGMNRRPILIIVTLETRDGQVLGRRCFEARICACPGRDRKADEDSIRKQHITDGTKSSDGTKRPFRQVSHGIQMSAIKKRRSTDEEVFCLPIKGREIYEILVKIKESLELMQFLPQHTIESYRQQQQNLLQKHVIKTRLGSQLLDPAGDARWRCTSS, via the exons ATGAATTCACCCTATGCGGCTGTGCAGTACTACCCCGACTTTCCCTTTCACCG ACTCCGGGAGAGGAGGGACAGCCCCTTCCTCGCCGCATCGTCCCACGGTCAGGTGGCGCCCAACGCTGAGATCTTCAACCAGGACGTCTTCAACCAACTCTTTGACATGCTGGACCA CTCCTCCATACATTCAGTGTTCGGTGAGAGTCCACCTCACGTTTCGGGGGGGAACACCATCCAGATCAGCATGGACTGCATCACCATGCACAAGCCTGACGACACGCTAACT TCTCAGTACACCAACCTGGGCCTGTTGAACATGGAGCAGAACATCCAGAACGGAGGCTCCACGTCCACCAGCCCGTACAACACGGATCACGCCCAGAACGGCGTCGCGGCGCCGTCGCCTTACGCTCAGCCCAGCTCCACCTTTGACGCCCTGTCGCCCTCGCCCGCCATCCCATCCAACACCGACTACGCCGGCCCGCACACCTTTGACGTGTCTTTCCAGCAGTCCAGCACGGCCAAGTCGGCAACCTGGACG TACTCCACAGAACTGAAGAAGCTGTATTGCCAGATCGCCAAGACATGTCCCATCCAGATCAAGGTTCTTACCACCCCACCGCAGGGCGCCGTCATCCGCGCCATGCCCGTCTACAAGAAGGCGGAACACGTCACCGAGGTGGTCAAGCGCTGCCCCAACCACGAACTCAGCCGCGAGTTCAACGACG GTCAGATCGCACCTCCGAGTCACCTGATCCGCGTGGAGGGTAACAGCCACGCCCAGTACGTGGAGGATTCCATCACTGGGAGGCAGAGCGTGCTGGTTCCCTACGAGCCGCCTCAG GTCGGCACGGAGTTCACCACCATCTTGTACAACTTCATGTGCAACTCCAGCTGCGTTGGCGGTATGAACCGGCGACCCATCCTCATCATCGTCACCCTGGAGACCAGAGA CGGTCAGGTTCTGGGCCGCCGCTGTTTCGAGGCCCGTATCTGCGCATGTCCGGGTCGCGACCGCAAGGCCGACGAGGACAGCATTCGTAAGCAGCACATCACGGACGGCACAAAGAGCAGTGACGGTACGAAGCGCC CCTTCCGACAGGTGTCCCACGGTATCCAAATGTCGGCCATCAAGAAGAGAAGATCCACGGACGAGGAGGTGTTTTGTTTGCCC ATAAAAGGACGGGAAATCTACGAGATTCTGGTGAAGATCAAAGAGTCTCTGGAGCTGATGCAGTTTTTGCCGCAGCACACGATTGAGTCAtaccggcagcagcagcagaacctTCTGCAGAAACA TGTGATCAAAACGCGTCTCGGCAGTCAGTTACTGGATCCCGCCGGGGACGCCAGGTGGCGCTGCACCTCCTCCTGA